The Primulina huaijiensis isolate GDHJ02 chromosome 6, ASM1229523v2, whole genome shotgun sequence genomic sequence AAAACTTTGTAACCAAAAGAGGAAAGAAGTAAATGAACGGAACTGAAGCAAGATAGCTAACCAATGAGAATGCCTGCCTTTAAGTTCTGAATATATACGTACAAACATATATATCTTTTAGAATATatatgcgtgtgtgtgtgtgtgtgtgtgtgtgtgtgtcacaAACACAGAGATACGTAGGGTACGGCTTCTGCCAGCCAATagttttttttggttttcttcCTGTGCTAGCTTGTTGGTGAGAATCAACTTGAATAATTTACAATATATTCTGGGAAAATAAAGTGCTGTTAGAAAAGAAATGTTAGATGTAATAGGCATTACTTCCCACTTTTTATTGTTATAAGGTCATGGCTTAGTTTGatggattttaaaatatattaattctgaatgatttaaaaaatttaaattttgaaaataagaattggaaatttagtttttcaaaaattttcaaataatcacATAATTAGAATATTTGAACGAATACTGTTGGGGTGTTTGTAAGAAAGTGCAAGTTCATGTTCTAGATAGGTCTAGTTCATGAACAGATATTGGTGTTTTTACTTTCAGTCATTCTATTTAACCAAGAATATTCACATCAAATCCCAAaaagtgatatatatatatacaacaaaTATCAACATAGTTCATATATGTCAGAAACATAACAGAAGTACTTATTGTATTTGACACTTATCTTAATTATCAAGtacaaatattataattataaattaaaatacaaagaaagtaAGTGTgaaattcattaaatatagaGGATGTGAATGCAAAAAACGAAAACATAGTTTTTGATCTCACGAAAACATAGTTCTTGATAGCATAAATTTAACAATAGGACAGATTTGTGCTTTAATAGAAACGACTCTATATATTTACTCGTGAAATCTACTCAACGcatgattgtttttatagactAGAAGTTTAAGGTGGTGGGGCTCAGAATTTTGTTTATGCCTGTAAAATAATACTGACCTCATCTGTGCATATACTGATATCTATGCTTATATGTGTGGTAAATTTCAGTAATATTTGTATTATAAATAAGTAGAGTTTATATGTAGATATaatatacatgatataatatgaGCGCTTTACTTACCACCACAgtactaaaaatttaaaatatatatagaaatatGAGCCAATCAATATAGAAGATCGAGAGCCAGCTTGGCAATGGCAGCCAATCAGTGCCTCGATGGAATTAAGGTAGCAGAAAGTAAGGAGTGAGCTAGCTGTCTGTTGTGTTGGGTTCAATTCATTAAATCATGTCACATTAGACATTTTGAATGGACTGCAGAATCAATCTGAACGAATTTCAACACTCCCTTTTGGATTGTTGTTCATGTTTTTTCCCCATTGGTTTTTGTTCATTGTACAAAAGGCTATTCTTCCCCCATAAAATcatgagttaaaaaaaaaaattcggaagaGATATTGTTGAGTTTATTTGTACAAAACGTCGAGATATTAGAGACTGCAACGAGAATTGAAACTCAAGTTTCTTGAAAAATGAGTACTATGATCTCAAAATTAGCTTGTTGTATAATGACCATAAACACAAGGACTTGAATTTATCCGACTGGTGCAGTGTGAAAACGACCATTGAAAGGTACAAGAAAGCATCCTCAGATTCCTCAAACAATGGGTGTGTTGCTGAAGCCAACACTCAGTATTACCAGCAAGAAGCGTCAAAACTGCGTGCACAGATCAGTAATTTGCAGAACCATAACAGGTGATGAACAGTTAAAGCATAAATGCATGCCTTTCCCAATAATTATTTCATTTGGACCATATTCATATTTTGATTCAGGAACATGATTGGTGAGTCTTTAGGAGGTTTAACCCTGAGGGAGCTCAAGAATCTGGAGACTAAGGTTGAAAGAGGCATTAGCAGAATTCGATCCAAAAAGGTTGATCGGAGAATATATGAATACGAATgaagatataatttatttattttcaaatttaaatcaatttcTGAATGGATGATGATGAATAtttgttgttaatataatgtgtCCTCCGTCAATTTGTTGCAGAATGAGCTGCTTTTTTCTGAAATTGAATACATGCAGAAGAGGGTAAGTAAGTGATCATGTATATTTTTCTGTTGCTAACATGTACATTTGAATTCTTAGCTTGCTGATGATTTGCAGCAGGAGGTCGACTTACATCACAATAACCAGTACCTTCGAGCAAAGGTACATTAATATATAACATCATATCCATTTGTAGCTAATGTTTTGGAGATGAATTGGTGTGTTTTCGCATAAGTGACCGGATCATAATTGTATGTACATGGGATTGACTCACATTTGGTTTTTGGATGAACTGTAAAGATAGCTGAAACTGAGAGAGCCCAACAACAGCACATGAATTTGTTGCCTGCAAGTGCTTCTGATTATGATCAACTCGTTCCGCCCCAGACATTTGATGCTCGAAGCTACCTTCAAGTCAATGAATTGCAACAAAATAATGATCATTACCCTCGTCAAGACCCACCATCTCTGCAGTTAGTGTAAGTATTCACCGTGTTTCAACATAACACATATTTGCACAATACGTGAATATCTAAACGCCATTATTTGTAGTGAAAGAAAGCAGGGTTGTgcttatatatacacatattctTCGAATTTAAAGAAGCCCGTTTCCCGAACAAATCAAGTACTTGATTGTTTTCTGGGGTAAAAGCTTCCTCAGAGTTGGATGGACTTCTCAAACTCGTTTAAGTTGAATATATTTTTGGATTCAAATACACATGCTATTATTTGAACGAAGaagataaaaaaatgtaataacaattttcttttattttccgACAGCTGATGGGGTAACAGAAGCCATGGTATTTCTCATGTTCCTGTTTCTTGCAAGGTATTTCTGGCTTTTAGGTGAATTAAGAAGATGAGCAGATATCAAATTGAATATGATCAGAGTCGTATCATGTTAACTGAGTAAGTGTAgctttttatataaatattttatctatgtTATCATGATACTACGAAACAGATCGATATTGTCTATTTTATCAGTACTTTGTTGTATTGTTGGATCTTGTTTCTACCTATGATGAATAAGATTGACATGTTTCAAGTGTTATTTGACTCAGAATGTGTctattatctcaaattcaataaaatctaATTGTGTAATAAGGATTCATGACCAAAAAAAGGTGTCAAAAGTTATCACAAACACAAGAATTAGTTTCACGTGATATTTACACAATAATCAAAACTAGATGATCAACTAGTAGAAATTTATTTACCTTTACTTGGTCGGAATATTGTTCCGGCGAGTGCTGGCGGGCGGTGATGTAGACAGTTGCTGCTGACTCCGATTGAGTAGATGCAATTGTGGGCGACAGTACTGTTCTTGTAGTTAAATACTTGTCTCGTGAAATCGATTCTTGCACCATATGGTTAGTTATTCGTGTTTTTACCAacagttatttttattaatggTTTATTACTCTTGGCTATCCGCATCTTCAAAGCCCATTAGCTCCGCTGCACGTGGCCAGATTAAATTAATGTACCACTAAATGCTAAAGTTAATTTGGAAAACTTAGTAATTGTCGTCCCCACGTTGATTCTAAGATCAAGACATGTTAGCAAAAAAATGTCAAGGCcgttaattttttgttaaattaatatttttgatcttgtttagaatatatgaaTAAAGATATATTTTCACAAACAAAGTTACTGGCGGGGAAAGGATCAACTAATCTTACAAACGActctaatattttgttatttcttttgTGATGTttagtttactaatttttatctttaattttatttcttatttttatctTAAGAATTAGgtaaatatacatacatatattcatcgaaataattcaaaaaattataattgtagGTGGTAACTTGATATTTGGTTGGGTATGAATATTCGATCATCCATCGAGTATGTGGACGAAGAAAAGTAAATAGGGTATGAGATGGATATGAAGTGAATATAATAAATGAGGATGATGACCGAAGATATGAAATCATACCTGAATCTGACTTACTGTCAATCTGTTATCCATACTCCTTCTCATATAAGCTTATGTGTGTTTTCACACAGATTAaagaaattattgaaaaaataaattttacccaaaaaattcattttaccGTTgtttaataaatgttttaatagtattaaaaatttattggaattaattaatttatttacttaTGAGTGTATGTTTGTGAAATTATGGTAAATATGGAAAttgttctatatatatataggacaaatgaaaaatattaaatacgaAAACTTGACAATATATTTGGGACGtgcgaaaaagaaaattcagtCTAAATAGATGAGACAAATGAACTCTTAGATTCAAAATCACATATAGACATTACACATGTGTCATGTGTGTATGTATAATTTATGTTTCGTGTGAGattcattaaattaaatgatCGTACGTACTATACTCAGCATATTACGGAGGTTTCAATTTTTTCGATGTCGCATATGTTCTATAGCAAAAGTACTagagaaattttttaataagaTAATCATAaactatcaatttttttttaaatctaaaaaTCATTGTGACCCTGGGTCAATGAGAGCATAAAGTTATTATTGTTGTCAAGAAGTTGCATGAACATGGAACGACTCTTAGCATATTCAGAGTTTTCTCCATCTTACGAAATAGAGAAAACTCTAAATAATATAGATACAAATGTAATACATATGATCAGAATCAAATTGCTTTTGAACGAGAACACCTGGTATTTATAAGCGAATAAATTATGATGACCTCATAGTCCTAAGACATTTTGTAGTATATTCGACATCATGAATTCCGCGTTTCGGAATACCCTGATTTTACCCTTATCTACATGTTGCAGGGGAATGGACGCACTATTGACTATCATGATTTCTTGATCAAGGTACCGTATTACAATCGTTAACTCTCGTGCTTTTCCGAAAAAATACGATAAATAAGCTAATGGTATCATCTTCCAATTATTTTGTTAACTTTGTTAGCTCGGTCCCGAGTACGACCATTTGTACTTCCTATCCGGGATTGTCGAGGTGGGTGGACATAGTTGAACATAGCATTTTCCGGAAAAGATGGGAGGAGCAATGCAAGTTTCATTCATGACAATCTCAGGCTGATGTAGAATTTGTTGTTGGTCTTCTCGTGTGAGACGGGTCAGAAAGAGTGAACTTCATATGATTGTAAAGTCAAAAATGAGAGAGCGACGAAGAGTTTCGAAAGGGAACTTTCTTTTAATTCAAATTGGTCCCCAAATACTATAACAAATGCGCCTTCCCCCTTATCTGCTCTACCTCATACTTCAGTCTTCCACCAAGATTGCCATAATCAACTCAGGAAACCAGTGAGCACTTCCCTTCAGGTATTGTCATACCTCTCATAGAGCTCGGCTCATCGTGCTGTTTTGCTTTGTCTGGGTCTTGGAGGCGCTTGATAAATATCTGAGACATCACTTTTAAGCCTGCTTGATTTAAGATCATTTTAGGATGAGTGATCCCTTGAAAAATATGTTAAAGTACGTGTGCTTGAGAACATAAACACGTTAGAAAGACTCGTGTTGATACAGTGTTGACAATTATCGAATCTGGAACGTTATATTCATATTCtatcaagattttaaaattttttttaaaataccctAATGTATACGTTTTTTAATATAACTATTtttacacacaaaaaaaaagaaaaaaattggtgaatttgctttaaaaatttttaaagatcGTTGTCTAGATAACAATATCagggaaaattttattttgaaaaattagtaTCACATCAGCActtctgataaaaaaaataaccaaaatagtGAAGATACGAAACTaacattgaaatttgataacatgtataaccaaaatcacaaataaCCAAATGTACAcccaaaaaatatcattttcccaaaatatttattcaattaaCCGAACAAATTCTTGGTTTTCATTTACTCTACTGCCGTCCGCCCAATCCCCGTCTTACGCGCTTAAGGGCAACAATTCCCATCCTATCCTCGGGACAAATTTGTCATTTCATGAAACTAAAATCGGCCTATTAAAAAACAAAGATGCGTCGAGTTCGAAGCAAATAGATTGGGGGACGAGGGAGGGAGTGAAACCCTAAAACCCCTCGCCTCTTCGTTCGCGCTACTCCCAATCCTTCTAACACTCGATCTTTTTGTCTTTCGAAAGCCagttttattcttttttatatGCGTTTGATCTTTCAACATTGGAAGCTTACGTTCTCAAAGTCGCGATTTCGTATTGGGTAAGTATGCTCAACTTCAAGGAACCCTGGTTTGCTTCTTGttctttatttttctcatttaatTTGGGTTCATGAAAATTCTGGTTTTTGTCTATTGTGGCAGCGTTTATATTCAATATGTGGATGTGAAGTATTTTTACGTGTTTActggatttaaaattttatgtttccgAATGGGGGGTgagtttgtttttttatatcgGTGACTTTATTAAACTCGATTTGTTCCTAAAACCGTTTATTCGTTTGTGATTATTATTATACACGATGTTCTGATTCTTACATCTTGCAAGCGTAATTGTGGGATAACTTTCCTAGATTTTATTCTATTGATTAGTTGCAGTCTCTTCTTTTCTTGTACTTGTCGATAATTTTACAGTTGTTAGTATGTTCCGTTGTACTTTTACCTGCTCTGGTGTACCCTTCATCCGATTTTACTCTGACCTTTGTCACGTGTTGctgtaaattttataataaagaaATTTGACTAAACTATTCCTGTTGGCAGaaactattttatttctcaGCGATGTCTCTGTGCTACAAGCAAGTTATTCTAAATGGTTTTTGGAGGCTGAAATTATTTACTCTAGTCTGTAACTTGTAGCTCTAGGTTTCAGCATTTCTATGTTATGGCTACTTGCTAGTGTTGTCAATTTGCCATTTATTGCATACATGTACGTTGCATTGCTGTTATCAAATCAGTATCAATGTATCTTTTTCCCTGTATGTGAAGTGCTTTGCTGGGGAAAGTTGGCATGGTGGCTGTGAATGACCATTACAATCTGATCCACTCCCTGTATCAACTATTTTAGTTTTACAAGATGACAGCTCTGGATAACTCGGTGAAAAGCAGATTGAAGTTTAAAATAACTTCCAAAGGAATAAGGGATGAATCAAATGTGAAACCATGCCAAAACATCATTAAGTTTGTGGTAACCAATGGTCACAAAAGTGGCCACCGAGTTACTGTGGTCAAAGATAAGCTATCGGACTTGGATATTTCAGTTAGATCATGTACGCTGGTAGACTGTAATAAGCGAAGGGCTGACACTCGTCTTGATGGTCAAAGGGTGAAAAGGCAGAAGATGGACCATAATGTGAAGCAGCAGTGTACTAACATTTTGAAAACATTGTTGATTCATCGATTGGGATGTCATTTTAGCAAACCTGTTGATCCAGTGGAATTGAATATACctgattatttatcaataatCACCAAGCCTATGGATTTAGGAACGATAAAGCGCAAACTAGAGGGTGAATCATACTATGGAGCACAAGACTTTGCTGCTGATGTTAGGTTGACCTTTTCCAATGCAATGTTGTATAATCCTCCTGGAAACTGTTTCCATTCATTCGCGAAAGAATTAGTTGGAATTTTTAACAAGAGGTGGAAACTAATAGAGGCCAAATTAAAGAGTGAGAGCAGAAACGTTGAAAACTTTTTTGTTGATGAAAGAAATGTCCAAGATTCTGACTGGACCGCAAAAGATAATGGGCTAGACGCACACAAAATCGGCCTCAACAAAGTTTCTTCACTTGTTAATGTTGTCGCCAAAAGGCCTATGTCATTGGAGGAAAAGCAAAAGCTTAGATTAGAGTTTCTGGAGTTATCAAGCAGAGAGATGACCGGAAATTTGAGAGCTGTGTTCCAAAAGTTTGGTTTGACAATAAACAAAGAAAGGATTGCTTCCTTTTTTGATGCAGCTGAGGATGAAACTTTATGGAAGTTGAAAAAAGCAGTAAATTGTTTTCAGGATACAAGAGTTGATAAGGTAAGATAAATTTTATGGAGGAAGGTAATTATTACTGTTGCTGTGTGAAAGTAACTTTCTTTTGGTGTCCATTTTGCATGCTGTGGTAATTGACACAACCTTAAACATTTGCTTGTTTACACCACTTTTTTTGTTATAGGTCATTATGCTTCTATCTCACTTGAGTTTTATCTGTACTATTTGAGTGATATTCTGTGGTTCTGTGTTTATTGAAGCAGGTCAAACCTGCCAAAATAGAAAAAAGTGGGCGCCTAATACTGAATAAAGCTACCGTGAAAGGTACTGAGTAGCGTAGAAAAGAGTCTTCTTTTTAGCTCTTCTTTAGAGCTAATTAGCCATCTCTTAAAGGCACAGAAACTGTTGTAAAATTTCTTTTGCTTGTGTGAATCACAAACAATCGATCAATTCTATTGCAGCCAAATGTTCTGCATGTGCTACCTTGCCATGCCATTGCAGGCGGCTGAAAGTAGCTTCAGCTCTGTCAATTTCTAATGGTCAGTTCTATTGTTATTTTTACTATTTCATGTACACCTAAAATTTGGTAGTCAAACAACTCATTGTATTTTGTCTTGTAGAGATAACGTTGCATAGATTTTCGGAACTTGATAGTTATGATCAACCTGTAAGTATCATCGACTCTGGTATTTAGCGTGCATCCCATGAAAAGTGGTTGATGCAACTTTGCTTAATATATCAGGATGGCGAGGTGAAATATCCCATGGAATCTCACTCAAGCAAACTAAACCCAGGTTTTGGTGGTGAGAGCATTTTTTCCTTTAGTATATTATATCTCCACATGAATGGCACTGGTATTTTTGCCATGATATGCTGTGATTCAAGATCTTGTATAAATTTGCAGGAAGCAGCCCCCACGGCCACGTCTCAACCCCTGCTTCAGCTGATGTTTGTGGTGAAGGTAGTTTGTCTTATGAATATGTGGTCTATATTCCAATAATGTGGCAGGACTCCAACTTGTGAATGATATGGCAGGACTCAACTTGTCTATCACATCTTGTGTTAATTTGACGAGGAAATGATAACCTGTGCAAAAATTTTCTTTAGTTGAGTTTGATCGTGGGGGAGAaaccttaaaaatatttatttcttgaGCATTTCTGTGGAATGAGACAAATACTTTACAGTGTTTCACTGTTAAAGTATGTTACCTAAAACATGTGACATCTGAGTGCATGCACATGCTATGGATAATTTATTTGTGACTCCTTTTTACTTAGTTTGTTCCAGACATGTATTTATGAGTTTCATGGTTACGGTTCTTAACTTCCTATTGTAACTCTGAATTTGAATTGTTTCTAGGATGGACGTCATTAAATTTCCAAATGTCTCCAAAGAAGGCTTTGCGTGCTGCAATGCTAAAAACTCGCTTTGCCGATACTATCTTCCGGGCTACTCATCAGTCTCTACCAGATCATGTAACTGCTTATTTCTAGTCTTAGATGTTTTGATTATTGATGTTAATTTGCGACGTATTGGTTGATTGAGCAGTTTGAATTAATCACTTATATGTTGCTTATGACATTTTCTAGGGTGAGAAGTCAGACCCTGTAAGGATGcaacaagaaaaagagagaATGGAAAG encodes the following:
- the LOC140978831 gene encoding floral homeotic protein AGAMOUS-like isoform X3, with product MEFHNDQARDLSPQRKIARGKIEIKRIENTTNRQVTFCKRRNGLLKKAYELSVLCDAEVALIVFSNRGRLYEYSNNSVKTTIERYKKASSDSSNNGCVAEANTQYYQQEASKLRAQISNLQNHNRNMIGESLGGLTLRELKNLETKVERGISRIRSKKNELLFSEIEYMQKREVDLHHNNQYLRAKIAETERAQQQHMNLLPASASDYDQLVPPQTFDARSYLQVNELQQNNDHYPRQDPPSLQLV
- the LOC140978831 gene encoding floral homeotic protein AGAMOUS-like isoform X2 → MEFHNDQARDLSPQRKIARGKIEIKRIENTTNRQVTFCKRRNGLLKKAYELSVLCDAEVALIVFSNRGRLYEYSNNSVKTTIERYKKASSDSSNNGCVAEANTQYYQQEASKLRAQISNLQNHNRNMIGESLGGLTLRELKNLETKVERGISRIRSKKNELLFSEIEYMQKREVDLHHNNQYLRAKIAETERAQQQHMNLLPASASDYDQLVPPQTFDARSYLQVNELQQNNDHYPRQDPPSLQLV
- the LOC140978831 gene encoding floral homeotic protein AGAMOUS-like isoform X1, with amino-acid sequence MEFHNDQARDLSPQRKIARGKIEIKRIENTTNRQVTFCKRRNGLLKKAYELSVLCDAEVALIVFSNRGRLYEYSNNSVKTTIERYKKASSDSSNNGCVAEANTQYYQQEASKLRAQISNLQNHNRNMIGESLGGLTLRELKNLETKVERGISRIRSKKNELLFSEIEYMQKRQEVDLHHNNQYLRAKIAETERAQQQHMNLLPASASDYDQLVPPQTFDARSYLQVNELQQNNDHYPRQDPPSLQLV
- the LOC140978201 gene encoding transcription factor GTE12-like isoform X1, yielding MTALDNSVKSRLKFKITSKGIRDESNVKPCQNIIKFVVTNGHKSGHRVTVVKDKLSDLDISVRSCTLVDCNKRRADTRLDGQRVKRQKMDHNVKQQCTNILKTLLIHRLGCHFSKPVDPVELNIPDYLSIITKPMDLGTIKRKLEGESYYGAQDFAADVRLTFSNAMLYNPPGNCFHSFAKELVGIFNKRWKLIEAKLKSESRNVENFFVDERNVQDSDWTAKDNGLDAHKIGLNKVSSLVNVVAKRPMSLEEKQKLRLEFLELSSREMTGNLRAVFQKFGLTINKERIASFFDAAEDETLWKLKKAVNCFQDTRVDKQVKPAKIEKSGRLILNKATVKAKCSACATLPCHCRRLKVASALSISNEITLHRFSELDSYDQPDGEVKYPMESHSSKLNPGFGGSSPHGHVSTPASADVCGEGWTSLNFQMSPKKALRAAMLKTRFADTIFRATHQSLPDHGEKSDPVRMQQEKERMERQQREEKTRIEAEIKAVEEASRMRREKEREAARMAMQKMEKTVEINENQEVLNYLEMLSRDSPSDFLDGEGSEGSLGISRHSGNFLERLGLYIKDDYRGEEDDEILSGEEGEILS
- the LOC140978201 gene encoding transcription factor GTE12-like isoform X2 — translated: MTALDNSVKSRLKFKITSKGIRDESNVKPCQNIIKFVVTNGHKSGHRVTVVKDKLSDLDISVRSCTLVDCNKRRADTRLDGQRVKRQKMDHNVKQQCTNILKTLLIHRLGCHFSKPVDPVELNIPDYLSIITKPMDLGTIKRKLEGESYYGAQDFAADVRLTFSNAMLYNPPGNCFHSFAKELVGIFNKRWKLIEAKLKSESRNVENFFVDERNVQDSDWTAKDNGLDAHKIGLNKVSSLVNVVAKRPMSLEEKQKLRLEFLELSSREMTGNLRAVFQKFGLTINKERIASFFDAAEDETLWKLKKAVNCFQDTRVDKVKPAKIEKSGRLILNKATVKAKCSACATLPCHCRRLKVASALSISNEITLHRFSELDSYDQPDGEVKYPMESHSSKLNPGFGGSSPHGHVSTPASADVCGEGWTSLNFQMSPKKALRAAMLKTRFADTIFRATHQSLPDHGEKSDPVRMQQEKERMERQQREEKTRIEAEIKAVEEASRMRREKEREAARMAMQKMEKTVEINENQEVLNYLEMLSRDSPSDFLDGEGSEGSLGISRHSGNFLERLGLYIKDDYRGEEDDEILSGEEGEILS